CAAGTGTACAGTGAAGAACATGCCCGCCTCCGTCGGGTTGACGCGCACCCACGGCTTCGCCGGAATGTAGCGGTGCAGCGCGTCCATCACAACGTCTCGCAGGTGCGTGTACTCGCGCCGCAGCTCGATCAGCCAGTCGATGTAGTGCTCCTGTCCCCACCGCGTCAGCGTCCCCGCGATAAGCGACGACGTGAAACCGGACGGCGCCTGCACAGTCAACTCCAGCAATGCCAGGTacgcctgcagcagctgcttggCGCCCGCAATCCATCCCAGGCGCGTGCCCGGCGCCAGCACCTTGGAGAACGAGTCCAGACGCAACACGCGCCCGTCGGTGTCCAGCGACAGAAACGACCGCACCAGCGAGCCCACAAACTCCTCGTGGCTCGCAAACAcgcgcggcgcccgccGTCCCGCGTCCGCCTCATAGGGGTCCAGTTGCAGGAAGTAATACGGCTCGTCCTCCACGATCAGCAGGtcgtgctgctgcgccaggcGGTATACCGCCTGGCGCCGATCGTTCGACAGGCACGTGCCCGTGGGGTTCTGCCCCGTCGGCACCGTGTACAGCAGCTTGGGCCGTGGCACGCCGTCGTGCCACCGCTCCCAGTTATCCAGTAGCTCGCCCAGCCGCTCTGGCACCATCCCGTTCTCGTCCAGCGGCACTGGGTACGCGCGCACGCCCTGTgcctccgccgccaccagcgACGACGAAAACGTGTACTCCTCCGCCAGGATCGTGTCTCCGCGGTTACAGAACACCCGCAGCGTCGATTCCCATGCCGACGTGTTGCCGACCGTCGCCAGCACGTCCCAGTCCGCGTACTGCATGCGATGCAAGCGCCGCGTGTGCTCCCGCACGAAGTCCATCAACTCCGGCTGCCCCTGCGAGAACCCGTACTGCAGCGCCCGCTCGAGCGGCAcgtcgcgcgcgccgctgACGACCGCGTTGGCGCTCTGTCCACTTTTGGCCACGTGCAGCTGCATGCCGCCCGCCGTTCCCGTTTTGAacggcggcgccgcgcagctcgcgctgACGCTGTCCCAGGGGAACAGCTCGCTGCGGGGCAGCCCGCCGCCAAGAAATATGATGTCGGGATCATTGTAGTAGCGAAGACAAGTCTTGAGGGGCGAGGGTATGCGCGCCTTCGTCTCTTCGCTGAACTTGTACGAGAAGTCTTGCGCCGGTGGTAGTGTCACTGTCATCGGAGCGCTCAGCCAAAGAAGCGCCCTGCGGGAGCCACTGTGCGGGCCAAGGACGCTACATTTATATAGAATAACCCCGCGGGGCCTCCCATTAAAGGAATGGGCATACGGCTATATTGTAAGTAGTCGTGCCGCATTGGCACACGGGCTTGTTGGAAATCGTGCCAGTGAGTCGCCGGTTTTTTGCAAGTTACccgggcgcggcggaaAGCGACTTTGCCATTTTGTGGCACAGTAAGCCAGCTTTGACGAGGAATAAAGCTCAACCGGGTCTTCCTTCTGCATGATTTGAGGCAGCGCGTGTGGAAAACAACACTGGCCGGTGAATTTGATGCTAGTGAGGAAATTAACGCTTATCGGAGCCGCGTTGGCGCGGGCtgcgctggcgctgcagcaggaggaCTTCGTGGTCAACGGAGAACTGCTTCCGGGCGTGCGGGAGATAGACAGGGCAGAGGTGCCCGAGATGCACGCGGGGCTCATGCCGCTCGAGGAGGACGAAGACGGGCGGGCGCTTTTTTTCTGGCGGATGGGCGAGCAGTGCGGGAAGCGCTGCAGCAACGAGTTGATAGTGTGGCTTAACGGCGGGCCGGGGTGCTCGTCGATGGACGGGGCACTCATGGAGACGGGGGCGTTCCGGGTGGCGGAGGACGGGAAGCTCTACCTGAACTCGGGGTCGTGGCACACGCGCGGCACGATGTTGTTCGTGGACCAGCCCGTCGGGACGGGGTTCTCGCGGCCGGGCCGGGACGGGCGGTTACGGACGGAGTTGTCGCAGCTTGCGGATGACTTTCTCCTCTTCATGGAACGGTACTACGCCGTGTTTCCGGAGGACAGGCGCCGCACGCTCGTTCTAGCGGGTGAGTCGTACGCCGGGCAGTATCTCCCGTACTTTGCGGACGCGGTGGTGCGCCGGAACGCGGAGCGGGCGCCCGAGGAGCGTTACAAGCTTCAGAATGTGATGATTGGAAACGGGTGGGTCGATCCTGATCTACAGTCGCTTTCATACGTGCCTTTTGTGAGCTCGCGGGGCCTATTTGGACCAGAGACCCGCAACTTCCAGGATATCCTCCGTGATCAGGAGGCCTGCCAGAACGCGATTAACCATGGACCTGCCAAAGGCTTCAGCCATCCAGAGTGCGAGGGTATCCTGCCGAAACTTCTGAGCTCCATCCCTGGGCCAGACAGGCCTGTCCAACAGTGCATCAACATGTATGATATCCGTCTCCGTGACGTTTTCCCTTCGTGCGGTATGAACTGGCCCGCGGACTTGCCGAACGTGCACAAGTTCTTCGGCACGCCGGGTGTCTTGGAGGCTCTTCACGTGGACCCTCAAGTTGCTGGGCCGTGGGTGGAGTGCAAGTCAGCTGTTAGCGAAGCGCTAGTCAACGCCCATTCGCGTCCCAGTGTCCACTTGATCCCAGGCCTTATCGAAGCCGGTGTGAAATTTGTCTTCTTCAACGGCGACCAGGACGTTATTTGCAATAACATGGGTGTTGAGATGCTAATTGCGGAGCTAAGGTGGCGTGGCCACATGGGGTTCAGCAATGCTACTGAGAACTTCGACTGGTACCACTCGGACGCCGATGCCAAAACGCTTGTTGCCGCCGGAGTCGTCAAGAGGGATGGCCCGGTCACGTTCATCTCCGTGTTCAACGCCTCGCACATGGTTCCTTTCGACGTACCACGGATCAGTCGTGGTATCATAGACATTGAGCGCTCGGCCACCATTTTGGGGGTCAAAGGCGATAGTCGTATGTTGATTACAGTTGATACTGAGGAAGACGTCACCCTGTCAACCAACGCTGAGCGGAATCAGCAGATTCGCCACAACCAGCTGAAACGTCTGAATGGTGACACACGTAAGTTCACCATTGCTGTTTTCGGACTGACAATTTCGTCTATCATTGGTGTGATAGTTTATTTTAGCATGCGTCTCCATTATGGCGCTAAAATACGTGCTATACTCACCAATCCCAAATCTGGAACGTCCTCCGCGGATGATTTCAGCATGGATGATGAGTATACAGGCACTGTGATGGGAGACTTTCATCACGGTACTCATAAAAAGGGCCAATACTATGCCGTGCCCGACACAGACATCAGCTCTTCCGAGTTACATAGTGTATAACTGTATCTACTAAACGATGGACATGACATTTATATATGCCCGGCACGTCCTAGGTTATACTGGCTGGTCGCTGGAGATGGCCTCGCCTGGCACCAGGTAACTTCGCCAGTTGTGCGAAGTTTCTTTAATCAGGCACATATATATTTGGTATATAGTGCAACGCTTGTTTTACTTCAATCTACGGAAGGTTAATTCATTTACCGCAGACGCAATACATGGCCTGTCAGATTCTCTTCGCAACACGTACCGGATTCAAGAACTTGGCCCGTTTCTTCATGCCAACCCATAGCTTTCCCCATTTTTGGGGAACCATGTAAGATACCAAGCTATGTGACCGCGCTTTCGCCCGTTCTGGCATAGGAGCTGGATCCACAAGGTCCCATCCTTTTTTGGCTGGCGGCAGCGTGTGCTGGTCCGAGTACTCGTAGCGCGCTCGCCGCTCCGCCATGTCTGCAGCCAACTCATCAAGGAACTCGATGTAAGGTTGGATCATCTTCCGAACATACTCGAGGGAGTTCGCGTTCGGGAAGTTCTTGTATCGTTGCATGTAGTGGAATTGCTCGTAATCGTCTGTAAATAGAAAATTGGCGTCAATCATGTTGTCCCCGTTGGACGCGCCGGAAATGAACATGAACGGTGGCAGCCCGTAGCGCACCTTCTGGCCCCGGCACGCGCGCAGAATCGCATCGTTGGTGCGCAAAATATCGCTGTACGCGACCGGCATCTTCTCTTCTTCGATGGGCTCCAACACCGCCATCTTCAACAACTCGCGCCCATAGCTCATCTCCATCTCCCGCGAGAGGAGATTGTAGTGCGCCTGCGGGGGCCGACTCGTGCCCGACTGCTCCGAACGCAGCAACGTCGACGTGCTATTCAAGCTAGTGTTTGAAAAGTGCACATGCTCGTCATACGAGGAACAGCTGAGCGCCATCTCGGTCACGCTGAGAAGGTACTGTTCTTCCCGCGTGTACAAAGACCCCGCCTTGTATGTCGAGCCTCTGGTGCATTCCATTGGTGTCGCCATTGCTCTGGCGCAGCCTGATACACTCGCCGTCGAAATACTACCGCACCACCGCACGAACGACCTTTCCGCCATTCTTTTGGTTTATAAAACCCCGACTACGCATATATTTCATCCTGCTCTGGCATGTCCCGATGCCGTCCTCCGTGTGACATAGCTGCTTATTTCATCCTGGGCGTTCATTTTGATTACATAAGAGAAATGTTACCTGTCCGGGCAGTTCACCGCACCTGCCGGACAGGCCTACATAGCCATAACTGGAACCATTTACGGGAAGACGCCCGCCGTGCCGTCACTATCCAATGCCCTGCTTGCCACACGATGATCCCCGGTAGTCAGTACTACTAGTACATAGCATACCACCCATACCCCGCATAAAATCGAAAAGGTATAAACTCGACGAAGTGCGTTTCTTTTCTGCCAGCTGAAATAGATCTTTCTCCGTAGGAGGACGATATTTGACCAAAAGAGCGGACAGCGGATAAAGCACCAGGGCTTTTGACAGAGGACGGTGGCGGTCGGTCGTCGGATTTGCTCAAGATATTTAGACCACTACTTGGTTACGGTTCATGATGGTGTGTCCGCATATGGAGCAGGTGATCCAGACGGCGAAGGTGGGCGATGCAGTGGTGAAAGAGTGCATCACAGTACGATATCTGATCCGCAACTGCGATGCCAAGAGCAGGTACCTGCGGGCAATGCGGTGCTCGGAGTGTTTCCAGATCAATTGCGGTAGCAGCTTCATGTGCCTACAGTGTGGATTCGTTGGGTGCTGGAATGAGAGCCACTTTCTGCATCACAGCAAAAAAGTGGGACATATCTTCGGCGTGAATGCAACGAACGGGCTGCTGTTCTGCTTTCGATGCAGGGACTACATCAGCGACAACGAGTTTGTGCATATGGACATTATGCCGAAGCATTGGAACGAGGTGTTGCGCCGGAGCTCCATACCCGCGCCGCACCGCGGCGAAGGGCTGCTTGGGTTGGTGAACATGGGCTCGACATGCTTCATGAGCAGCGTGATTCAGACCTTCCTGCACCTGCCGCATGTGCTGCAGTACATGCTGGAGCGGCTACACTACGCCACCTGCGATGTGCAGGACAGTTTGTCGTGTATCTCGTGCGCTGTGGACGAGATCGTTGCGAACCTGTACGGGCAGGTCAAGGAGGAGGCGGCTTCCGGCGTGGCGGGCCCAGGCGCTTCTACGCAAGCGCTCTCGCAGTCTCTGTCCAAGCAACAACAAGGCTTCATCAACTTGCTGACCTGTTCGTGGAAGATCAACAGGAACCTAGCCGGGTACTCGCAGCAGGACGCCCACGAGTTTTGGCAGTTTCTGCTAAACCAACTGCATACAGACTACATCAGGATACACGGGCCTCCATCCAAAAAGTCAGCTTGCGGTTGTATCCTGCATATGTTGTTTCAAGGCTACCTTGAGTCCAGCATTGTCTGCTCGGAGTGTCACGGAAACAATAAAACCACCGTCGATCCCATTATGGATCTTTCCCTCGGAATTCAGAATAAATCCACCCTGCATGAATGTTTGGATTCTTTTCATAGAAGGGAGTCACTAACGGATTTTAATTACTGCTGCAAAAACTGTATGTCCACTAGCAATCCGATCCGACAGCTTTCCATGGCTAAGCTCCCACCGGTCCTAATGCTGCAGTTGAAGCGCTTTGAACACCTAATAAATGGCACCAGTGTTAAAATTAACGACTATATTTCTTTTCCGTTGCATCTAAACATGAAGGACTATTGCAAACCTATGGAC
This is a stretch of genomic DNA from Eremothecium gossypii ATCC 10895 chromosome VI, complete sequence. It encodes these proteins:
- the UBP8 gene encoding ubiquitin-specific protease UBP8 (Syntenic homolog of Saccharomyces cerevisiae YMR223W (UBP8)) translates to MMVCPHMEQVIQTAKVGDAVVKECITVRYLIRNCDAKSRYLRAMRCSECFQINCGSSFMCLQCGFVGCWNESHFLHHSKKVGHIFGVNATNGLLFCFRCRDYISDNEFVHMDIMPKHWNEVLRRSSIPAPHRGEGLLGLVNMGSTCFMSSVIQTFLHLPHVLQYMLERLHYATCDVQDSLSCISCAVDEIVANLYGQVKEEAASGVAGPGASTQALSQSLSKQQQGFINLLTCSWKINRNLAGYSQQDAHEFWQFLLNQLHTDYIRIHGPPSKKSACGCILHMLFQGYLESSIVCSECHGNNKTTVDPIMDLSLGIQNKSTLHECLDSFHRRESLTDFNYCCKNCMSTSNPIRQLSMAKLPPVLMLQLKRFEHLINGTSVKINDYISFPLHLNMKDYCKPMDDQHPVPNMTFKLSAIISHQGTVDKGHYTTICRINGDVWAKFNDSMVTLISEEDMLKEQAYLLYYVIS
- the KEX1 gene encoding serine-type carboxypeptidase (Syntenic homolog of Saccharomyces cerevisiae YGL203C (KEX1)); translation: MLVRKLTLIGAALARAALALQQEDFVVNGELLPGVREIDRAEVPEMHAGLMPLEEDEDGRALFFWRMGEQCGKRCSNELIVWLNGGPGCSSMDGALMETGAFRVAEDGKLYLNSGSWHTRGTMLFVDQPVGTGFSRPGRDGRLRTELSQLADDFLLFMERYYAVFPEDRRRTLVLAGESYAGQYLPYFADAVVRRNAERAPEERYKLQNVMIGNGWVDPDLQSLSYVPFVSSRGLFGPETRNFQDILRDQEACQNAINHGPAKGFSHPECEGILPKLLSSIPGPDRPVQQCINMYDIRLRDVFPSCGMNWPADLPNVHKFFGTPGVLEALHVDPQVAGPWVECKSAVSEALVNAHSRPSVHLIPGLIEAGVKFVFFNGDQDVICNNMGVEMLIAELRWRGHMGFSNATENFDWYHSDADAKTLVAAGVVKRDGPVTFISVFNASHMVPFDVPRISRGIIDIERSATILGVKGDSRMLITVDTEEDVTLSTNAERNQQIRHNQLKRLNGDTRKFTIAVFGLTISSIIGVIVYFSMRLHYGAKIRAILTNPKSGTSSADDFSMDDEYTGTVMGDFHHGTHKKGQYYAVPDTDISSSELHSV
- a CDS encoding AFR550Cp (NOHBY652; No homolog in Saccharomyces cerevisiae), which encodes MAERSFVRWCGSISTASVSGCARAMATPMECTRGSTYKAGSLYTREEQYLLSVTEMALSCSSYDEHVHFSNTSLNSTSTLLRSEQSGTSRPPQAHYNLLSREMEMSYGRELLKMAVLEPIEEEKMPVAYSDILRTNDAILRACRGQKVRYGLPPFMFISGASNGDNMIDANFLFTDDYEQFHYMQRYKNFPNANSLEYVRKMIQPYIEFLDELAADMAERRARYEYSDQHTLPPAKKGWDLVDPAPMPERAKARSHSLVSYMVPQKWGKLWVGMKKRAKFLNPVRVAKRI
- the ARO8 gene encoding bifunctional 2-aminoadipate transaminase/aromatic-amino-acid:2-oxoglutarate transaminase (Syntenic homolog of Saccharomyces cerevisiae YGL202W (ARO8)), whose translation is MTVTLPPAQDFSYKFSEETKARIPSPLKTCLRYYNDPDIIFLGGGLPRSELFPWDSVSASCAAPPFKTGTAGGMQLHVAKSGQSANAVVSGARDVPLERALQYGFSQGQPELMDFVREHTRRLHRMQYADWDVLATVGNTSAWESTLRVFCNRGDTILAEEYTFSSSLVAAEAQGVRAYPVPLDENGMVPERLGELLDNWERWHDGVPRPKLLYTVPTGQNPTGTCLSNDRRQAVYRLAQQHDLLIVEDEPYYFLQLDPYEADAGRRAPRVFASHEEFVGSLVRSFLSLDTDGRVLRLDSFSKVLAPGTRLGWIAGAKQLLQAYLALLELTVQAPSGFTSSLIAGTLTRWGQEHYIDWLIELRREYTHLRDVVMDALHRYIPAKPWVRVNPTEAGMFFTVHLNAAAHPRFVSEYESQPERVEWALYEKMIAHGVLAVPGMWFRTGGKDPSRSRQAGDTNNIFFRGTFAAVEEDKLVVGIQRLGSMLAEEFGCSGFAR